The sequence ATTAGCTGATTCTCGGGCATATTATATATAAAGAAATTTTTTAGAAATTATTGAAAATCATAGTTTTACCTAAATTTTAAAGTCGTCAATGAATTTTTAATCCACAAGACTCTTTTTAATCAGTTTTTTGATTCCATCACAAACATTTATATAATAAATCGAAAAGAAGTATTTCGGAAGTATGTTTCCTATATCCCATATCAAACGGATGCTTTTTTCCTTCATTCAGATCTGATGCAAGAGGGTATTCACTTAAACATGTGGATAAAATAGGGGAACATCTATTTACTGAGGAAACACCTGTTTATTCAACTCTTAATCATACAAAAAATGATGAATTGAGGTTGAATGTTACACAGGATCAGTTACAGTTAACATGAATTAAATGGAGGAAACATAATGATTCCAGGTCTCGACTCTGGAGATACAGCTTGGATGCTGATATCAACAGCTCTTGTAATTTTAATGACTATACCTGGTGTGGCACTCTTTTATGGAGGCCTAATCCGGAGAGAAAACGTTTTAAATACTATATTTTTATCGTTCGTCAGCTTCGCCATTGTAAGCGTTATATGGTTCATATACGGTTACGACCTTGCATTCGGCGCTGATATATGGGGCGTGATTGGACAGCTTGTAAATCCATTCTTTGGGGGAGTTGTGGAATCAAACACTCTTTCAACCTACGCACCAACCATTCCAACAGGATTGTACGCCATATTCCAGATGACATTTGCAGCCATCACCATAGCCCTCATATCAGGTGCCATCGTTGAAAGGATGAAATTTTCAGCATGGCTCGCATTCATCCCAGTATGGTTAACACTCGTATATCTACCTGTGGCCCACTGGATGTGGGGCGGAGGATGGTTAGCTCAAATGGGTGCGCTTGACTTTGCAGGAGGTATAGTTGTACATGTTAACTGTGGTATGGCTGCCCTGGCCCTTGTACTCCTGCTTGGAGCACGTAAAAATGCCAGGCTTTTACCTCACCACCTTGGATACTCCATAATAGGTACTGGACTTTTATGGTTTGGATGGTTCGGATTCAACGCAGGCTCAGCACTTGGAGCAACTAACCTGGCTGTTTCCGCCATGATCGTTACCAACGCCTCTGCAGCGGTTGGAATGCTCGCATGGATGCTTATGGACAAGGTTAAAACAGGTAAACCAACACTTCTGGGTGCTCTTTCCGGTGCAATAGCCGGTCTTGCAGCCATAACACCTGCAGCAGGATACGTTAACTTCACATCAGCCATTGTAATAGGTTTTGTGGCTGCAGTATGTGGATACTACGCTGTTTCATACATAAAACCTCGTCTGGGCTACGACGATGCTCTGGATGTATTTGGAATACATGGAGTATCAGGTATCATTGGAAGTATTGGGGTGGGAATCTTCGCAAGCCCCCTCATAAACAGCATAACCACAGGAGGATTACTCTTTGGAAATGCACATTTACTTGGGGTTCAGCTTCTTGCAATCGTGGTTGTAGGTATCTACGCATTCGTAATGACCCTCATCATCGGTAAGATCATCGATAAAACCATTGGCCTCAGGGTTGATGAGGAGCATGAGATTCAGGGACTGGACATTAATCTACACGAGGAATCCGGTTACAGACTGTCATAACTATGTATAAATGCCACGTATCAGATAATTAGAAAACAAGATAAAGATTCTGAGGTGTGATCAATGAAAAAAATAGTCGCAGTCATAAGGCCTGACAAACTGGAAGGTGTGAAACAGGCCCTTGAAGAAATAGGATGCTCTGGTATGACAGTTAAAGAAGTAAAAGGTCGAGGAATACAACTGGGTATAACAGAAAGTTACAGAGGCAGAGATTACAAGGTTGACCTTCTACCAAAAACAGAGATCGAAATAGTTGCAATGGATGAAGATGTTGAAGCCGTAACCAATAAAATAATAGAAACAGCAAAAACCGGCAACATTGGAGACGGTAAAATATTCGTATCTCCTGTTGAGGAAGTCATAAGGATCCGAACAGGTGAAAGGGGAGATAAAGCTATTTAATAACCTTTTCTCTTCTTTTATTTAAAAAACGCATCAAAATTTTTAAATCATTTTTAGAATCCCAGTTTTAATTATTAAACAGTTTTTAATTATTAAAATTTTAATTCCCTTGAACTTTTAAATATTTAAAATATGTTCATTTATCTTCAAGATATAATCTCTAAAATGAACAGTTACATATTTTATTCCTAATTTTTAAATCTTTTTCAGTTTTATCCAATGAAATACTGAAAAAAATATAGTGTATTAACAACATACATATGTAAAGTCACAACCCAATTTTCTGAAAATCACAAACTATATATACCAGGAATCATAACCTCTATATGTCGGAAGTATGTTTCCTACGTCCGATTCATGTTAACTATGAAACATGAGGGGTGAAAACCATCATGAAATCTTAAATCAAAAATACAGGTCAGGATACCAAAATAGATGTCTAAATCTGTATAAATCATTTAAATGGATATCTGCGACATATTAAAATATATAAAACAAAAAAAACTGATTTAAAACAAAAAAACCTAAAAAAACAATTAATCAGAAGATACAATTATCATAACAATAGGAGGAAATATTTATGGATCCAGTTCTTAACTCTGGTGACACCGCGTGGATGTTGGTCTCAACAGCACTGGTCATGTTAATGACAGTTCCTGGTGTGGCAATGTTCTACGGCGGTATGGTCAAAAAGGAAAATGTGTTGAACACAATATTTTTATCACTCATAGCGTTCTCAATAACAAGTGTTATATGGGTAATATATGGTTACCCACTTGCATTCGGTACAGACATAATGGGAATAATTGGTAACCCCACAAATCTGTTGATGAACGGTATAAGTGTGGATGCACTGGCACCTCTGGCACCAACAATACCATTACTGGTATACGTTGCATTCCAGATGACATTTGCAGCCATCACAGTTGCACTGATAGCAGGTGCAGTTGTTGGAAGAATGAAATTCTCAGCATGGCTCGCATTCATACCACTCTGGATAACCCTTGTATATCTACCTATAGCCCACTGGGTATGGGGCGGAGGATTTTTAGCACAGCTCGGTGCACTTGACTTTGCAGGAGGTACAGTTGTTCACCTTAACTGTGGTATAGCAGCACTTGCATTGATTCTACTACTGGGTAAAAGGAAAGACACAAGACTCTTACCTCACCAGCTCGGATACTCAGTACTGGGTGCAGCATTCCTCTGGTTCGGTTGGTTCGGATTCAACGCAGGTTCAGCACTTACAGCTGGAGGCCTTGCAGGTTCAGCATTCATCGTAACCAACACAGCAGCCGCAGCAGCTATGATCTCATGGATGATGATGGATGTAATCAAAACAGGTAAACCAACATTACTCGGTGCAATATCAGGTGCAGTAGCAGGACTCGTTGTTATAACCCCTGCAGCAGGATTCGTAACTGTAGGAGCTTCAATAGTTATGGGTTTCGCAACCTCAATAGTATCATACCTTGCAGTTGCATACCTCAAACCAAAATTCGGATACGACGATGCATTAGATGTATTCGGTATACACGGTATATCAGGTGCATTCGGAGCAGTATGTACAGGTATATTCGCAGCTCCATTCGTGAACTCACTGGGTACCGGTGCTCTCTACGGAAACCCTGGACAGATAGTGACTCAGATTGTGGCAATCGCAGTAGTTGCAGCCTACTGTTTCGTTGTGACCCTCATAATAGGTTACGTGATCAAGAAAACAATTGGACTCAGGGTTGATGAAAAAGAAGAAATCGAAGGACTCGACACCAACCTTCATGAGGAATCAGGTTACAGGATTTAATGGGAGAAATGGTAGCTATGAAAGAAATAACAGCAATAATACGACCAGACAGGTTAGAAATTGTTAAATCTGCCCTTGAAGAAATTCACTGCCATGGAATGACAGTTGCAGAGGTGAAAGGTAGGGGAAGACAGTTAGGTGTAACTGAAAGTTACAGGGGAAGCGACTACAGAATAGACCTTCTTCCAAAGACCAGACTGGAAATCATAGTAAGTGATGAAGATGTCGACAAGGTCGTTGACACCATCGTGAAAACAGCACAGACAGGAGACATTGGAGACGGTAAAATATTCATATCCCCTGTTGAGAATGTTGTAAGAATAAGAACTGGAGAAAGTGGGGACAAAGCAGTTTAACTGCCCCTACTCCTCATTTCTTTAAATGTGGTCCAGGTCCAATTGGAGGCGGTTGAGATCTTTGATCACTCAAAAAACTTAAAT is a genomic window of Methanobacterium congolense containing:
- a CDS encoding ammonium transporter, with the translated sequence MIPGLDSGDTAWMLISTALVILMTIPGVALFYGGLIRRENVLNTIFLSFVSFAIVSVIWFIYGYDLAFGADIWGVIGQLVNPFFGGVVESNTLSTYAPTIPTGLYAIFQMTFAAITIALISGAIVERMKFSAWLAFIPVWLTLVYLPVAHWMWGGGWLAQMGALDFAGGIVVHVNCGMAALALVLLLGARKNARLLPHHLGYSIIGTGLLWFGWFGFNAGSALGATNLAVSAMIVTNASAAVGMLAWMLMDKVKTGKPTLLGALSGAIAGLAAITPAAGYVNFTSAIVIGFVAAVCGYYAVSYIKPRLGYDDALDVFGIHGVSGIIGSIGVGIFASPLINSITTGGLLFGNAHLLGVQLLAIVVVGIYAFVMTLIIGKIIDKTIGLRVDEEHEIQGLDINLHEESGYRLS
- a CDS encoding P-II family nitrogen regulator, yielding MKKIVAVIRPDKLEGVKQALEEIGCSGMTVKEVKGRGIQLGITESYRGRDYKVDLLPKTEIEIVAMDEDVEAVTNKIIETAKTGNIGDGKIFVSPVEEVIRIRTGERGDKAI
- a CDS encoding P-II family nitrogen regulator is translated as MKEITAIIRPDRLEIVKSALEEIHCHGMTVAEVKGRGRQLGVTESYRGSDYRIDLLPKTRLEIIVSDEDVDKVVDTIVKTAQTGDIGDGKIFISPVENVVRIRTGESGDKAV
- a CDS encoding ammonium transporter; the encoded protein is MDPVLNSGDTAWMLVSTALVMLMTVPGVAMFYGGMVKKENVLNTIFLSLIAFSITSVIWVIYGYPLAFGTDIMGIIGNPTNLLMNGISVDALAPLAPTIPLLVYVAFQMTFAAITVALIAGAVVGRMKFSAWLAFIPLWITLVYLPIAHWVWGGGFLAQLGALDFAGGTVVHLNCGIAALALILLLGKRKDTRLLPHQLGYSVLGAAFLWFGWFGFNAGSALTAGGLAGSAFIVTNTAAAAAMISWMMMDVIKTGKPTLLGAISGAVAGLVVITPAAGFVTVGASIVMGFATSIVSYLAVAYLKPKFGYDDALDVFGIHGISGAFGAVCTGIFAAPFVNSLGTGALYGNPGQIVTQIVAIAVVAAYCFVVTLIIGYVIKKTIGLRVDEKEEIEGLDTNLHEESGYRI